From one Pseudomonas sp. B21-048 genomic stretch:
- a CDS encoding PLP-dependent aminotransferase family protein: MWVPQLNEFGQPMYLSIADALARDISNGVLNEGDRLPTLRELATTLNVTPGTISRAYSEAQRRRLVQGEVGRGTYVLNQKQLELPASNNAAPLNLGQSELLDLSIIKPYSETLEYWLRDALVGMAKSTDFARALDYAPDGGHPAHREAGAQWLRHSLPDAQWQQVVITAGAQHGLMVAMSALTNAGDLVLCEALCYPGIISLAHGLERRLRGVPMDDEGIIPEALRELCQREKPAMLVCVATCQNPTAAIMSQKRRAQIAALAEEFDFIILDDDIYGFLATDPSIKPLSAFAPDRSVYLTSLSKSIMPALRIGYLYSPPKLLSRLTSMVRSSVWMPSPLTAQLASNVITQGLDKKLIRIQRSEAAGRQAIAQEIFAKFELKTQPYSYHVWLTLPEPWTSDEFTMLARANGVLVLSGTQFQAERSAMTRCVRLVLMSPTSQEELRFALTKLASLIDSDPRRYY; encoded by the coding sequence ATGTGGGTTCCTCAGCTAAACGAGTTCGGCCAGCCGATGTATTTGTCGATTGCCGACGCGTTGGCGCGCGATATCAGCAATGGCGTGTTGAACGAAGGTGATCGTCTGCCGACCTTGCGGGAATTGGCCACCACGTTGAATGTCACGCCGGGTACCATCAGCCGGGCCTATAGCGAAGCCCAACGGCGGCGTCTGGTGCAGGGGGAAGTGGGGCGTGGCACTTATGTGCTCAACCAGAAGCAACTGGAATTGCCGGCCAGCAACAATGCCGCCCCGCTGAATCTGGGGCAGTCCGAGTTATTGGATCTTTCGATCATCAAGCCTTACAGCGAAACCCTGGAATACTGGTTGCGCGACGCATTGGTGGGCATGGCCAAGAGCACGGATTTTGCCCGTGCCCTCGATTACGCCCCCGATGGCGGGCATCCGGCTCATCGCGAGGCGGGTGCGCAGTGGCTGCGCCATTCATTGCCCGATGCGCAATGGCAGCAAGTGGTGATCACCGCAGGCGCGCAGCATGGTTTGATGGTCGCGATGAGTGCGCTGACCAACGCCGGTGATCTGGTGCTCTGCGAGGCGCTTTGTTACCCCGGCATCATTTCCCTGGCCCATGGTCTGGAACGACGTCTGCGTGGCGTGCCGATGGACGATGAAGGCATCATTCCCGAAGCGCTGCGCGAACTGTGCCAACGTGAGAAACCGGCGATGCTGGTCTGTGTGGCGACCTGCCAGAACCCGACGGCCGCGATCATGTCGCAAAAGCGTCGGGCGCAAATCGCGGCGCTGGCCGAAGAGTTCGACTTCATCATCCTGGACGATGACATCTACGGTTTTCTGGCCACCGACCCGTCGATCAAACCGCTGTCGGCGTTCGCGCCGGATCGTTCGGTGTACCTGACCAGTCTGTCGAAGTCGATCATGCCGGCCTTGCGGATCGGCTATCTCTATAGCCCGCCGAAACTGTTGTCGCGCCTGACCTCGATGGTGCGCAGCAGCGTCTGGATGCCGTCGCCGTTGACCGCCCAGTTGGCCAGCAACGTGATCACGCAAGGGTTGGATAAAAAGCTGATCCGTATTCAGCGCAGCGAAGCCGCCGGGCGGCAGGCGATCGCTCAGGAAATATTCGCCAAATTTGAACTCAAGACCCAGCCGTACTCCTACCACGTCTGGTTGACGCTGCCCGAGCCCTGGACCAGCGACGAATTCACCATGCTGGCCCGTGCCAATGGCGTATTGGTTCTCAGTGGTACCCAGTTCCAGGCTGAACGTAGCGCAATGACCCGCTGCGTGCGTTTGGTCTTGATGTCGCCCACCAGTCAGGAGGAATTGAGATTTGCCCTGACCAAGCTGGCCAGCCTGATTGATTCGGACCCGCGACGTTATTACTGA
- a CDS encoding benzoate/H(+) symporter BenE family transporter, protein MDTLRKDLSLSAIIAGLIAVIISYAGPLIIVFQAAREAHLPNDQVSSWIWAISIGSGVTGLLLSWRLRVPVITAWSTPGAALLVSMLPTVSLPQAIGAYVVASVIIAVVGLSGAFDKLMSRLPKAIAAAMLAGILFRFGAELFTSIKLQPALVLSMIAAYLIFKRFSPCYAILSVLIVGCAVAASFGELNSGSISIDVAHPIFIAPEWSWYAIINIGLPLALVTLTGQYVPGMAVMRTSGYNTPARSIISVTAIGSILMAPFGSHGLNLAAITAAICTGREAHEDRDKRYIAGIACGVFYILMGTFGATLASVFSALPKELIASLAGLALFGAISAGLTGAMADEKQREAALITFLVTASGMSFLGLAAAFWGLIFGLVAHFVLTYTRESKATAVTEGSRP, encoded by the coding sequence ATGGACACACTCAGAAAGGATCTATCCCTGTCAGCGATCATCGCAGGCTTAATCGCCGTGATCATTTCCTATGCCGGCCCGCTGATCATCGTGTTTCAGGCGGCTCGGGAAGCGCACCTGCCCAATGATCAGGTGTCGTCCTGGATCTGGGCCATTTCCATCGGCAGCGGCGTAACCGGCCTGTTGTTGAGCTGGCGTCTGCGGGTTCCGGTGATTACGGCTTGGTCGACACCGGGCGCAGCGTTGCTGGTGTCGATGTTGCCCACGGTCTCCCTGCCCCAGGCTATCGGCGCCTATGTGGTGGCTTCGGTGATTATTGCGGTGGTCGGCCTGTCCGGCGCGTTCGACAAACTGATGAGTCGCCTGCCCAAAGCCATCGCCGCCGCCATGCTCGCCGGCATCCTGTTTCGCTTCGGCGCCGAACTCTTCACCTCAATCAAGCTGCAGCCGGCGCTGGTGCTGTCGATGATCGCGGCGTACCTGATCTTCAAACGCTTTTCACCGTGCTACGCCATCCTGTCGGTATTGATTGTCGGCTGCGCCGTGGCGGCCTCGTTCGGCGAACTCAACAGCGGATCGATCAGCATCGATGTCGCCCACCCGATCTTCATCGCCCCGGAGTGGAGCTGGTACGCGATCATCAATATCGGCTTGCCGCTGGCCCTGGTCACCCTGACCGGGCAATACGTGCCGGGCATGGCGGTGATGCGCACCTCGGGCTACAACACCCCGGCGCGCTCGATTATTTCGGTCACGGCCATCGGTTCAATCTTGATGGCGCCATTCGGCTCCCATGGTCTCAATCTCGCGGCCATTACCGCCGCGATCTGCACCGGCCGCGAAGCCCATGAAGATCGCGACAAGCGTTACATCGCCGGGATTGCTTGCGGGGTGTTTTACATTCTGATGGGCACCTTCGGCGCGACCCTGGCGTCGGTATTTTCTGCCTTGCCCAAAGAGCTGATCGCCTCCCTCGCCGGCCTGGCCCTGTTCGGGGCGATCAGCGCCGGGCTGACCGGCGCCATGGCTGACGAAAAACAGCGTGAAGCGGCGCTGATCACCTTCCTGGTCACCGCCTCGGGCATGAGTTTCCTGGGGTTGGCCGCTGCATTCTGGGGGCTGATCTTCGGACTCGTGGCACATTTCGTACTGACCTACACCAGAGAAAGCAAAGCCACCGCCGTCACCGAGGGCAGCCGACCATGA
- the glyA gene encoding serine hydroxymethyltransferase, translating into MSLQNFDPAIARLIRSERNRQETHLELIASENYVSKEVLEAQGSVLTNKYAEGYPGKRYYGGCKVVDEIESLAIERACKLFGSDYANVQPHSGSQANQAVFLAVLNPGDTLLGMSLAHGGHLTHGASVNFSGKFYTAHAYGLEKSGETLDYAQMEALAREHRPKMIIAGASAYSRTIDFQRFRAICDEIGAYLMVDMAHYAGLVAAGLYPSPVGIADFVTSTTHKTLRGPRGGLILAKREYAALLDKTIFPFYQGGPLMHVIAAKAVAFNEALGDEFKHYQQRVINNARTMADILTRRGLRVVSGGTDCHMFLLDLRAMNITGKEAEALLESAHITLNKNAIPDDLQKPAITSGIRIGTPALTTRGFGEAECAEVANLIADLLEQPTHVALLEKVRQRVMHLCECFPVYLLT; encoded by the coding sequence ATGAGCCTGCAGAATTTCGACCCTGCCATCGCCCGCCTGATCAGAAGTGAACGCAACCGTCAGGAAACCCATCTGGAGCTGATCGCTTCGGAAAACTATGTCAGCAAAGAAGTGCTGGAAGCACAGGGTTCGGTACTGACCAACAAGTACGCCGAAGGCTACCCGGGCAAGCGCTATTACGGTGGCTGTAAAGTGGTCGACGAAATTGAAAGCCTCGCCATCGAACGCGCCTGCAAACTGTTTGGGAGCGACTACGCCAACGTCCAGCCGCACTCCGGCTCACAAGCCAATCAGGCGGTGTTTCTTGCGGTGCTGAACCCCGGCGACACCCTCCTGGGCATGTCCCTGGCCCATGGCGGGCACCTGACCCATGGCGCCTCGGTGAACTTCTCTGGCAAGTTCTACACCGCGCACGCTTACGGCCTGGAAAAATCCGGCGAAACCCTCGACTACGCGCAGATGGAAGCCCTGGCCCGGGAACACCGGCCGAAGATGATCATTGCGGGTGCCTCGGCGTATTCCAGGACCATCGACTTCCAGCGTTTTCGCGCCATCTGCGATGAAATCGGGGCCTACTTGATGGTCGACATGGCGCACTACGCCGGGCTGGTCGCAGCCGGCCTGTATCCCTCGCCGGTTGGCATTGCCGACTTCGTCACGTCGACCACGCACAAAACCCTGCGCGGCCCACGGGGCGGCCTGATTTTGGCCAAACGCGAATACGCGGCGCTGCTCGACAAGACGATATTCCCGTTCTATCAGGGCGGGCCTCTGATGCACGTCATCGCCGCCAAGGCCGTGGCGTTCAACGAAGCCCTCGGCGATGAGTTCAAGCACTATCAGCAACGCGTGATCAATAACGCCAGGACCATGGCGGACATCCTTACGCGGCGAGGCCTGCGGGTGGTATCAGGGGGCACCGACTGCCACATGTTCCTGCTCGATCTGCGCGCGATGAACATCACCGGCAAAGAGGCCGAGGCGTTGCTCGAAAGTGCCCACATCACCTTGAACAAGAACGCGATCCCCGACGATCTGCAAAAACCTGCGATCACCAGCGGCATTCGCATTGGCACACCTGCCCTGACCACACGGGGCTTCGGTGAAGCCGAATGCGCCGAAGTGGCCAACCTGATTGCCGATCTGCTTGAGCAACCGACCCATGTGGCACTGCTGGAAAAAGTCCGCCAACGGGTAATGCATTTGTGTGAGTGCTTCCCGGTCTATCTATTGACTTAA
- a CDS encoding glucose/quinate/shikimate family membrane-bound PQQ-dependent dehydrogenase codes for MSADGAFSRSRLLPSLLGIVLLLMGLALLAGGIKLSMLGGSLYYLLAGIGLMLTGGLLLADRYAALSLYAVILFTSTVWALWEVGLDWWQLVPRLALLFALGIVMLLPWFRRPLRTGEFNPIGTGVLSAAVVIAGIAALASLFTNPGEIKGELDRDAVPGMTNTAPAMPDGDWNSYGRSAHGDRYSPLAQITPQNVSKLVPAWTYRTGDLPGPNDPGETTAENTPLKANGMLYVCTPHSQVIALDPDTGKELWRFDPKLSTQNAANFKGWAHMTCRGVTYHDDAAYASEQSPTGTANAPVASVCPRRIFLPTADTRLIALNADTGKMCEDFGNGGQVDLTANIGGFTAGGYYSTSPPAVTKDLVVIGGHVTDNVSTDEPSGVIRAFDVHTGKLVWNWDSGNPDDTSPIAEGKTYTRNSPNMWSMFSVDEKLGMLYLPMGNQTPDQFGGARTPESELHAAGLTALDIATGKVRWHFQFTHHDLWDMDVGGQPTLMDLKTADGVKPAVLASTKQGSIYVLDRRTGKAIVPINEVPVPQGAVEGDHTSPTQPKSDLNLMPPPLKERDMWGVTPFDQLICRINFKSLRYDGPFTPPSLQGSIVYPGNFGVFDWGGISVDPVRQIAFMNPDYMAFKSKMIPAAEIAAQGPRKSETEGVQPNKGAPYGVILEPLLSPMGLPCQAPAWGYVTAVDLTTSKIIWKHKNGTVRDSAPVPIPLSMGVPSLGGTFTTAGGVAFLSGTLDQYLRAYDVKNGKQLWEARLPAGAQTTPMTYTGKDGKQYVLVVAGGHGSLGTKQGDYVIAYKLSE; via the coding sequence ATGAGCGCTGATGGTGCTTTCAGTCGAAGCCGTCTGCTGCCGAGCCTGCTCGGTATCGTGCTTCTACTAATGGGCCTGGCCTTGCTGGCTGGGGGGATCAAGCTGAGCATGCTCGGCGGCTCGCTGTATTACCTGCTGGCCGGTATAGGGCTGATGCTGACCGGCGGGCTGCTGCTGGCCGACCGTTATGCGGCGCTGAGCCTGTACGCGGTGATACTGTTCACCAGTACCGTCTGGGCACTGTGGGAAGTCGGCCTGGACTGGTGGCAACTGGTGCCACGTCTGGCGCTGCTCTTTGCCCTCGGCATCGTCATGCTGCTGCCATGGTTTCGTCGCCCATTGCGTACCGGCGAATTCAACCCGATCGGCACCGGCGTGCTGAGCGCTGCCGTGGTCATCGCCGGTATCGCCGCGCTGGCCAGCCTGTTCACCAACCCCGGTGAAATCAAAGGCGAACTGGATCGTGACGCCGTGCCTGGCATGACCAACACCGCTCCGGCCATGCCCGATGGTGACTGGAACTCCTACGGCCGCAGCGCCCATGGTGATCGTTACTCGCCACTGGCGCAGATCACGCCGCAGAACGTCAGCAAACTGGTGCCCGCCTGGACCTACCGCACCGGCGACCTGCCGGGCCCGAACGACCCGGGCGAAACCACCGCCGAAAACACCCCGCTCAAAGCCAACGGCATGCTCTATGTCTGCACGCCGCACAGCCAGGTGATCGCGCTGGACCCGGACACCGGCAAGGAACTCTGGCGTTTCGATCCGAAGCTCTCCACGCAGAACGCGGCGAACTTCAAGGGTTGGGCGCACATGACCTGCCGTGGCGTGACCTATCACGATGACGCTGCCTACGCCTCCGAGCAGAGCCCAACCGGCACGGCCAACGCGCCAGTGGCCAGCGTCTGCCCGCGCCGGATCTTCCTGCCGACCGCCGACACCCGTTTGATCGCCCTGAACGCCGACACCGGCAAAATGTGCGAAGACTTCGGCAACGGTGGCCAGGTTGACCTGACAGCCAACATCGGCGGCTTCACCGCTGGCGGTTACTACTCCACTTCGCCACCGGCGGTCACCAAAGACCTGGTGGTGATTGGCGGCCACGTCACCGACAACGTTTCTACCGACGAACCAAGCGGCGTGATCCGCGCGTTCGACGTGCACACCGGCAAACTGGTGTGGAATTGGGACAGCGGCAACCCGGACGACACCTCGCCGATTGCCGAAGGCAAAACCTACACCCGCAACTCGCCGAACATGTGGTCCATGTTCAGCGTCGACGAAAAACTCGGCATGCTCTACCTGCCGATGGGCAACCAGACCCCGGATCAGTTCGGTGGCGCGCGTACCCCTGAATCGGAATTGCATGCCGCCGGCCTGACCGCGCTGGACATCGCCACCGGCAAGGTGCGCTGGCACTTCCAGTTCACCCACCATGACCTGTGGGACATGGACGTGGGCGGCCAGCCAACCCTGATGGACCTGAAAACCGCAGACGGTGTGAAACCGGCAGTGCTCGCGTCCACCAAGCAAGGCAGCATCTACGTGCTGGACCGCCGCACCGGTAAAGCGATCGTGCCGATCAACGAAGTGCCAGTGCCACAGGGCGCTGTCGAAGGTGATCACACCTCGCCGACCCAACCGAAATCCGACCTCAACCTGATGCCGCCTCCGTTGAAAGAACGCGACATGTGGGGCGTCACCCCGTTCGACCAACTGATCTGCCGGATCAACTTCAAATCTCTGCGCTACGATGGCCCGTTTACCCCGCCATCGCTGCAAGGTTCGATCGTGTACCCAGGCAACTTCGGCGTGTTCGACTGGGGCGGTATCTCGGTTGACCCGGTGCGCCAGATCGCTTTCATGAACCCGGACTACATGGCGTTCAAATCGAAAATGATCCCGGCCGCCGAAATCGCTGCCCAAGGCCCGCGTAAAAGCGAAACCGAAGGCGTGCAGCCAAACAAAGGCGCGCCATACGGCGTCATCCTCGAACCCCTGCTCTCACCCATGGGCCTGCCGTGCCAGGCGCCAGCCTGGGGTTACGTGACAGCGGTCGATTTGACCACCAGCAAAATCATCTGGAAGCACAAGAACGGCACCGTGCGCGACAGCGCGCCTGTTCCAATCCCTCTGAGCATGGGCGTACCCAGCCTGGGCGGCACCTTCACCACCGCCGGTGGCGTGGCCTTCCTGAGCGGCACCCTCGACCAGTACCTGCGCGCCTACGACGTGAAAAACGGCAAGCAACTGTGGGAAGCACGCCTGCCAGCCGGCGCGCAAACCACACCGATGACCTACACCGGTAAAGACGGCAAGCAATACGTGCTCGTTGTTGCTGGCGGTCACGGGTCGCTGGGCACCAAGCAAGGTGACTATGTGATTGCGTACAAACTGTCGGAATAA